In the Phycisphaerales bacterium genome, GCCCGTCCTCCTCGGCGCCGACCGCGTCACCGGCGGTCACAATCCGCGTCGGCCGCACCTGCAGGGGTATCGCGTTGGAGGAAGCAACGGCGTACTGCCCGGTTTCGATGTCGAAGTACGGCAATTCGATCGCCGGGATCTCGGTCACGGAATCGCGCAGCGGCCGGATGACTTCTTCGTAGATCAGTTGTCCGTTGCGCCGCTCGGGCTCGGAGTGCGAGGGCGTGATGCGGAACTGATCTCGAAAGCCGGGCTGCTGGGCCAGATCGATGCGAGGATCGCGCAGCACGGCGCCGTCCGCGCCGATCCGGATCGTCAGCGTGATCGGATCGCCGACGTTCACATCCGCAGCCGAAGCTGCCGCAGAGATGCGGTAGCGCCCAATGAGCCCGGAGAAGTTCGCCGGGCGACCTTCGGCGGGCAGCGGTTTGACGTTGAGTCGGATCGCGTTGGAGGGAACGGACACGCGCTCAACCTGGTCATCTTCAAAGAACGACCTTGACGGCCGCACGATGACTTCGCAACTGAGCGTGGCCGGACCGAGTTCGAATTCGCCTTCCGCAACCGGAACGATCAGCCGGCGCACGGTAAACGTGTCGTACTGGTTGCCGTCGAGCGTCGCCTGTCCCCGCTCGCCGCGCGCCCGGCTGCCGAGGAAGTCGATCGTCGCCTGGCGCCCGGCGAACTGGGCCGCGTCGGGCGAGTCGTAGGTTTCGAAGCGGCCGTCAAGCCCGGGCATGCGGATCGACACGTTCTGAATCGTCGCGCTCAGATAGAGCGTGGCGCGCAGTTCGATCGCTTCGCCGACGTATGGCGAGGTGTTGTCCACTTCGAGCCGCAGGCGCACGTCCGAGCGGCTCTGGGGTTCGCGCACGCTCACGGTGAGCGGGCTGGTGTGGTACTCCTGGCCGTCCACGGTGACGCTCAGCGCGGGGATGGTCTGGAGGCCGCTGCGCTGAAAGACGACCTGGTAGGTGAAGATGTAGCCTTCGAAGTGATTCTCCTGCCGGCGGCCGTTGATGATGACCGTGGATGAGTGCGAGATGTTCTGCCCGCCGCGCGGCTGCACGTCGATGCCGTCAAGGCGCGGCCAGACCGGCTCGGCCGGCGACGGCGAGCCGTTCACGCTCACCTGCAGCGTCACGGGCTGGCCGACGTAGACGCTGCGCTCGGCGATGGCCGCGCTGACCTCAACCTGCGCCAGACCAGCGCGCGGCGCCAGCGCCACAAGCAGCAGACCCACCAGAACTGCCCAGATGAAACTCACTCGAAATCTTCGACTCATGCTGTGGTCACCAATCCTTTTCCACCGGCTGCGATCGACGGATCCGCGCCCGCTCGGCCCGCTGACGGATCTCGCGTCTCTCCCGTTCGCGATCAAGCAGCCACTGCACGGCCTGCTCGCCGGGGTCCACCTGCTGTTCGGGCTGGCCGGCCTGTGGCTGCGCACCCGGCGCCTGCTGCTGCTCGCTCTGGGGCTGTTGGGCCTGCTGCCCCTCGGGCGGTTGTTGGCCGCCCTCCTGCTCACTCGGCTGTTGGTTCTGCTGCTGGGCCGGTGACGGCTGCCCCTCATCAGGCCGCAACTGCTCCGCCGCGTCGCGCAGGTGCTCGGCCGCCTGCTGCTGGTGCTGCTGCGCCTGCTCCAGTTCGTCCTCGCTGAGCGACTGCGAAGCCTGCTCCTGCTCCTGCCGCGCGGCGTCGAGCGACTGCTGCGCTTTTTCGAGCGACTCGCGCACGTCCGACTGGTCCACCGGCGCCATCTCGGGCGGCACCTGGTTCTGCGACTGCTCGCGGGCGTCATTGGACCGGTCCGGCTCTGACTGCCCGCCCTGCTCCGGCTGGCCGGCCTGCTGATCCTGCTGAGTTGATTGCTGCTGCGCCTGCTGCTGCCCGAGCATCTCATCTACCTGCTGCTGCAACTGCTTCGTCAGCTCATTGAGTTGCGACTGCATCTGCTCAAGTTGTTCGCGCGTCGGCGTCTGAGACTCCTGCTGCTGCGCGTCCTGCTGGGTCTGCGGCGTCTGCGACTCGCCCTGCTCCTGCTGCGACCGCTGCTGCTGCTGTTGCGACTGGGTCTGCTGCTGCTGACCCTGCTGCTGACCCTGCTGCTGGTCTTGCTGCTGCTGGTCTTGCTGTTGCTGCTGCTGTCGGGTCTGGTCGGCAGCCTGCTGCTGCTGGCGGGCGAGTTGCTCCGCCTGCTGGGCCGCATCCTGGCGCTGCTGCTGCATCTGCTTCATCTGCTCGAGCGCCTGCTCAATCTGACGTTGTGCCATGCGGGCAAACTCAAGGTTGCGAGCCGCATCCACATCATCGGGGCTGCGGCGCACCACGTCGCGGAACGTCGCCTCCGCCCGCTGCAGCGTGGACAGCGCCGCCTTGGGATCCTGCTGCACCTGCTGCTGCGCCTGCTCAAGCAGGAGCCGGCCGATGTTGTAGTGCGCGGCATCCGCCAGCGCGGGCGGACACTGCCGCGTCGCCTCGACCTGGCGGAACAGATCCATCGCTTCATCGATTTGACCGAGACTGGAAAGCGCGACGGCTTTATTGAAGGTTGCTTCGATGGGGGCGTCTTCACGGCGCATCGCTTCGTCGTAGAGCGTCGCCGCCTGCTTCAGATCGCCGGCGCGATACTGCTCGTTGCCCTGCTGCACGAGCTGCCGCGCATCGGCCTGCCCCAGCGCCGCTCCACCGGCCAGCAGCGCCAGGCCGGCCGCGCAAGCCGCGACGAACCGCCGCCATTCAGAGTGTCGTGCGTTTGCGGCCACTGATCAGCCCTTCCATGAAAACAAGACTTAGCGCCAGACCGAGAAAGATCTGGAACTTCTCTTCGTATCGGACCGTTTCGGTCGTCGCCATCTCCCTCTGCTGCGCCTGCCTGATCAATTGTTCATACACCTTGTCCAGTTCGATGGTTCCGGTCGAGACGTTGAGATACTGCCCGCCCTGGCTCGCCAGCGCCATCTCCCGCAGCGTCTTCGCATCCAGGCGCGACAGGACCGGCTTACCTTCATGCGTCACGAATGATGGCCGGCCGTATTCATCGGTGATGGGGATGCGCGTCCCGACGTTCTCATCGCCGATGCCGATGGCGATGATGCGGATGCCCGCCTCGCCCGCGGCCCGTGCGGCCTCGACGGGAAAGCTGTCCATGTCTTCGCCATCGGTGATCAGAATAATGTCCTTGTGGCTGGCCTCGTCGGTGTCGAAGACTTCGCGCGTAGCCAGGCGGATGGCGTCGCCGATGAGCGTGCCGCCGCGGTTGACGCTGTCGGGCCCGAGGTTCTCCAGCGCCATGCGCGCAAAGCCGTAGTCGTGCGTGAGGGGGCACTTGACAACGGCCGAGCCCGCAAAGGCCACGATGGCCACGCGATCGCCGCGCACGCCGGCCAGAGCGTCGCGCACCCACATCTTCGTGCGCTCGAGACGACTGGGCGCCAGGTCTTCGGCGAGCATACTGCGCGAGACGTCGATGACAAAGCACACATCGCGCCCCAGGCGCCGGACCTCCTGCGGCGTGGCGTTCCACTGCGGCCGCGCGAGGCCCAGCGCGATCGCCCCCAGCGCGCCCAGCAGCAGGATCGACTTGAACACCGGCCGCACGCGGCTGGCCGAGGCGGCCAGCTCGGGCAGCAGTTTCGCATCCGCCAGCCGGCGCAGCAGCACCGAGCGCCGGTAAAGCGAGTAACCCATCACCACCGCCACCGCCGGCAGCACCCACAGCGCCACGAGGAATCGATCGTCTCCCAGATGCATCACGGCACCCTCCGCAGCAGCGTGGAAGCCAGGAGCAGTTCGGCGAGCAGCAGCGCCCCGGCCGCGAGCGTCCACGGCACGAATTGCTCCTCGTACGACGTATATTCCTTCGAGTGAATCTCCGTCTTCTCGAGGCGGTCGATCTCGCGGTAGATGTCATCGAGCGTCTGCTCGTCTCCCGCGCTGCGGTACGCGCCGCCGGTCATTTCGGCGATGCGGTTGAGCAGTTGCTCGTTGAAGGCGCCGCCGCCGGCAAACACCTGCCGCTCGCCATCGGGCGTCTGGATGGTCATCATGCCCGAGCCGCCGCCGATTCCCACGGCGTAGATCTTGATGCCCCACTCGGCGCACAGCCGCGCCGCCTGTGGGGCTGCGATCTCCGTCACGTTTTCATCGCCGTCGGTGAGCAGCACGATGACCTTGCTCTTGATCTTGAAGTCGGGATCGGTTTCATCCTTCTCGCGCTCGGCGAGTTCGCTCTCGGCATCCTTGAGGCGGGCCGCGGCGAGCGCGAGGCCTTCGCCAATAGCCGTGCCGGCGTCTACCGACTGCGGATGCGCGAGTTGAATCGAGTTGATGAGATCGCCCAGGGTTTCATGGATGCGCACAAGCGGGGAGACCGTCTCGGCGAAGCGGCCGAACGTGACCAGTCCGATCAGGTCATCCGGGCGGCCCTCCAGACCGCGGTCATTGCCTTCGATGAACTCGCGGCAGAGTCGTTTGACGACGTCGATGCGCGTCGTGCCGCGGCGCGGGTCGAGTTGCTGGTTCATGCTCCACGAGCGATCGACCACGAACATGAGCGCGACGCCCTCGGCCGTAGTGCGCACTTCGCCGATGCCCTTCTGGGGCCGGGCCAGCGCCACGATCAGACACAGCAGCCCGATGGTGCGCATGATCGGCAGCGTCGGCAGCAGGCGCGTGCGCCACGACGGCCGCACGCCGGCCACCAGGGCGCGCGACGAGAATCGCAGCGACGGCCGGCGGCCGCGCCAGCAGCTCAGCCACGCCAGCAGCGGCGCCAGCGGCAGCAGGAGCAGCAGCCAGGGTGTCGCGAAGTGCGGCATCACGCCACCGCCTCCTCAGTCGAGAGCCTGCGGGCCGAGCCATCCGGCGCCAGTTCGATGATCGCATCTTCGCTCCGGGTGCGGTTGATGAAGGCGCGCACAGTTTCAAGCGTCGCATTCATCTGCGTTGGATCGGGCACGTGTTCGGCAAACTTGACCATGTCGCAGTGATTGAGAAACTCCTCCAGCAGCGCCAGGTCGCTGCGATCGATGGACGTGAACCGGGCCGCGCGCGCCGCTTCGAGGAACTCCTCGGTCGTCTGCTCCGGCGCCCGCACGCCGAAACGATCTTCGATGTAGCGGCGCAGGATCCCTGAGATGCGCTGGTAGAAGAGCTTGTACTGCCCGCGCTCGGTCAGGCCGTCTGCGATGAGCCGGCCCAACTCGGCCAGGGCGATCTCGTGCGCCTTGCGCCGCACCGGTTCGGGCACAGAGGGCCGCCGCGCTCGGGCGATCAGAAATGCCGCCAGCGCGGCCGCAAGAAGCGCGCCGCCGCCGATGCCCGCCCACGCCCACCACGGCCAAGGCACAGGGGCCGGCTCCACCACGCCGCGCAATGCTGCAGGCTGGGGCGACTGCTCACCCGGCGGCCACTCCGACACCACCTCAAGGGGCACGGAAATCGAGTGCAGCACCACGCGGTCATCAGACGTGCTCGCTTCGCCCTTGAGATCGCAGACGATTTCGAAAGGCGCGATCTCCGCCCGCCCGGGCAGGTACGGCTCGATGGTGAACTCGAATCGTTCCTTGCGCTGCGCCGCGCTCGTGCTGAGCGTGACGTGCCGGCTGTCGGCGATGCGCCAGTCCTGCGGCAGCGAGTCGTCGATGCTCACGGCCTTCAGGCTCGCCTCCGCCGGGGCCGTCACGTCAATCGTCAACTCCACCGAGCCGGAGGTCCGCACCTGGCGCGGCTCGAGGGTGATCTTCGCCTGCACCGGCCCTTCCTGTACGCGATGAGAGACCGGTTCGCCGGCACTGTCGGCCGGCGGTGCGTCGCCTCGCTGGGAGCACCCCGCGCCAGCAAGGCAGCAGGCAAGTATCACACTGTACATTCGCGCCGATCTCATCGCCGCCGCTCCCTTCTGCGGAACAGTTGCATGAGCGTCTGAATGAACGGTCGGCCGGTTTCGATTTCGACGTAATCGATGCCGTGCCTGCGGAACCGTTCGCTCAGCCGGCGGTCGGTGTCGCGCATGCGGCTCTCGTACTCCCGCCGCGCGCGGCGCGAGCCGGCGTCGAAGTAGAACCGCTCGCCGGTTTCGGCATCCTCCAGTTCGAGCAGGCCCGCCGCCGGCAGGCCGTGTTCGAGGCGGTCGGTCACGCGGACGGCAATGACGTCGTGGCGCCGGTTGAGCAGCCGCAGCGCCGTGTCGAAGTCGGCCACCATCCGCCCGCCGGGCTTGCCGTTGCTGTGGCCGTTGCGCTCGGCGTGGCGGTGCGTGTCGAGAAAGTCGGAGACGACGAAGACCACGGCCTTGCGCTTGAGCACGCGACCGAGGTATTCGAGGCACACGGCGATGTCGGTGCCGCGCCGGCGCGGGTTGAAGTCGAGCAGTTCGCGAATGAGGCGCTGCACGTGGCGCGAGCCCTTCTTGGGCGGGATGAAGTGCTCGACGTGGTCGGTGAAGATGAGCAGGCCGACCTTGTCGTTGTTGGCGATCGCCGTGTAGGCCAGCACCGCGCACAACTCGGCCGCGGTGCGGTTCTTGAATCGATCCACCGAGCCGAACTGGCCCGAGCCGCTCAGATCGACCGCGAAGATGATCGTCAGCTCGCGCTCTTCGACGAACTTCTTGACGAACGGCGTGCCGGTGCGGGCGGTGACGTTCCAGTCGATGGTGCGCACGTCATCGCCGGGCTGATATTCGCGCACCTCGGCGAACTCCATGCCGCGCCCCTTGAATGCGCTGGAGTACTCGCCTGCAAAGTCCTCGTTCACCGCCCTGCGGGTGAGGATCTGCAACTGCCGAACCTGTCGCATGAGTTCTTCTGTGAGCATTGCTCCTCACCGAATCACCAGATCGTTCGCTCAACATTCAACACGAAGACACGACGACACAAAGAAGAATCGCAGGGATCCATTTGTTTCTGACTCAGGTCTGTCATGCACAACCGATCAACCACTCCTCGACTCTGATGCGTTGGATTCTTTGCGCCTTCGTGTCGTTGTGCCTTCGTGTTCAATCGTTGGACTCACGGCACCGGCACGTGGTCGAAGATCTTCTTGACGATCGCATCGTTGTCCATCCCCTCGGCCTCGGCTTCGTAGCTGGCGATGACGCGGTGGCGCAGCACGTCCAGGCCGACGCTCTTGATGTCCTGAGGCGTCACGTAGCCGCGATGCTGCAGGAACGCGCGCGCCTTGCCCGCCAGCGTCAGAGCCAGCGTCGCGCGCGGCGAAGCGCCGAAGTCGATGAGCCGCGCGATGTCCAGGCCGTATTCCTTCGGCTGGCGCGTCGCGTGGACGATGTCCACGATGTAATCCTTGATCTTGTCGTCGATGAAGATCTGATCGACGACCCGCCGCGCTTCGCGAATCTCATCGAGCGTGATGACCGCCTCGATCGGCGCCCTTGCCTGGGTTGACGCCATGCGGTCGAGCACCTGCCGCTCTTCGGCCTTGCTCGGATAGGTCACCTTCAGCTTGAGCATGAAGCGATCCACCTGCGCTTCAGGCAGCGGATAGGTGCCTTCCTGTTCGATGGGGTTCTGCGTCGCGAGCACGAGGAACGGATCATCCAGCGGGTAGGTCGTGTCGCCGATGGTTACCTGCCGCTCCTGCATGGCTTCGAGCAAAGCGCTCTGCACCTTGGCCGGGGCGCGGTTGATTTCGTCGGCGAGTACGATGTTGGCGAAGATCGGCCCCTTGCGCGGCGTGAAGACGCCTTCGCGCGGGTTGTAGATCAGCGTGCCCACGAGGTCGGCCGGCAGCAGGTCAGGCGTAAACTGCAACCGCTGGAACTTCGCATGAATGGCCTGCGCGAGTGTCGAGACGGTGAGAGTCTTGGCCAGGCCCGGCACGCCTTCGAGCAGCACGTGCCCGTTGGTGAGCAGGCCGATGAGCAGGCCGTCGATCATGTAGCGCTGCCCGACGATCTGCTGCTCGACGGCCGAGACGATGCGGCTGACGAAGGCGCTCTTGTCCTCCACCGTGCGTGCGATTCCCTGAACGTCAACTGCCATCAGTGGCTCCTGTCCGCTGAGTTTCGAATGGCGATCCTATCGGCGGCCGCGGCCGCACGCGCGGCTGTGCGACCTGCCTGCGCGCAACGCTGCCGGCCCGCACAGGTATACAGATGCACGCGCTCCGCGTTTCCGGCATCTGTTGATCATCTCCTGCGATCGCCGCAGGATCGGATTGCCGTTCTACTCGCCCGCCGCGTCGGCCCGCTTCAGATGTTCGGGCGTGTTCACCTGCGCGACCTGCGGCCAGTCGCTTGGCAGCGCGACATCGGAGTGATCGACGCTCTCGATCAGAGAGCGAACCGCCAGACGCCCCTCGTCAAGGCATGACGCCACCGCCGGCAGCAATCCGGCGTGGTAGACGCCGGGAAACGGGTATCGGCGCGATCCGGGTTCTGTGAAGGTCGCCACCTTTGATTCGCTACGCCTGGCGGCCGCGAGCAGTTCGATCCACGCGGGGTGAATTGCCGTGAGATCGCACGAGAAGATGATGATCCAGTCCGAAATGTGGTGCGCGTCAAACAATGCCGCTTCGATTCCGGCGAGCGGCCCGAGACCGGGGCGCCGATCCGCAATCGTGCGCAAGCCGAGGTCGGCGTACTTGTCAGCCGCCTCGGCGACGACAGTGACTTCCCGCGCGACGGGCTGGATCTGGTTCGCCAGCCGCACGATCAGCGGCTTGCCTCCGAGCAGAGCCCGCGCCTTGTCGCTGCCAAAGCGCGAAGATCGCCCCCCGGCGAGGATGTAGACCGGCATCGGCAACATGCGCCATCAGTTTAGCGGCGATGCATGCGTCGCCGCGATACTCAGGGAGCCCATTGGATGCCGTGGTCTAAGCGAGGCTCTGCGAGCGCAGGCCACGCGCAGGCACCATTGTTCACCGAATGACCTTGAACATCTGTCGCACGCTCACGTGGCCTTCCGGCCGCAGAGCCGGCCTCCAGACCACGCCACCCACATCACACCCCGCGCGCAAACTGCTGCTGCGCCCACGACCACGCCGCCACCGTGCGCGGCAAGCCGCACGTATTCATCGCCAGCAGCGTGGCCTGCTCGATCTCCTTCTCGCTCGCCCCGGCCTGCATGGCCCGGCGGACGTGGCTGCGCAGCGCCGAGTCGAGCCCGGCTCCGATGCAGATGCCGATCTTGATCAGCGCCCGTGTCTTCTCATCCAGCGGTCCCGCTTTGTCCACCGTCCGGGCCACGCGCTCGTGCGACTCACCCAGGGCCGGATACTTCGTGATGAAATCCTTGTAGGTCTGCGGCACGGCAGATGACTGCTTCGACTTCGTGGATGATTTCTTCTTGGCCATGAGGTGCCCCGCTCTGAGTAGGGTCCGCCGTGCGGACTGGTGAACGTCCGGCGCGCGTCACATTCGGATCGCGTCGTCCCATTCTATCGGCAGTTGGACGCAGCGCGGCCGACCCTACCTTTTGCACCCCGCGCCGATACACTGGACCCATGCAGTATGGCTTTGTCATCAATCACGAGGACTGCATCGGCTGCCACGCCTGCACCGTCGCGTGCAAGGCGGAGAACGAGGTGCCGGTCGGCTCGTTTCGCACCTCGGTCAAGTACACCGAGCAGGGGCTGTTTCCCGACATCCGCCGCATGTTCCTCGTCCAGCGATGCAACCACTGCACCGACGCCCCCTGCGTGACCATCTGCCCCGTCAATGCTCTGGACAAGCGCAAGGATGGCATCGTCGATCTCGACCGCGACGCCTGCATCGGCTGCAGGGCGTGCATGCAGGCGTGCCCGTATGACGCGATCTATCTGAACGAAGACCTCGGGGCCGTCGAGAAGTGTCACTACTGCGCCCACCGAGTCGAGAAGAACCTCGAGCCGGCGTGCGTCAACGTCTGCCCGGTCGGCGCGATCGTGTCCGGCGACATGGATGATCCTGGATCGCGCATCTCGCTGATGATCCTGAATCGCGAGACGAAAGTCCGTCGGCCTGAACAGGGCACGGGGCCCAACGTCCGCTATATCGGGGCGTCGGATGTGGCGCTCAAGCCCGGCAGCGCCGAGCGGCCCGAGACCTACATCTGGAGCGATCGCCCGCCGCACAAGCTCGACCCCTGGCCCGGGTCGGTGCCGACCACGCCCAACGCGCGAACAGTGCTCGACGCGGGGCACAAGGTCGAGTGGGGCTGGCCGGTGGCGCTCTACCTCGTCACCAAGGGCATCGCGGCCGGCGCCGGCATCCTGGCGCCTTTCAGCCAGTTCCTCGGACTGGAGTTCGGCAGCTGGGCACAGCGCTACATGCCCGAAGTCGTGGCGCTTCTCTTCACCGCGATCACCTGTTTCCTGCTGGTCGAAGACCTCGCCAAGCCGTGGGCGTTCTACCGCATGGTGACGCGGCCGAACTGGACGAGCTGGCTCGTCAAGGGCGGCGTCATCCTCGGCCTGTACATGGTCACCACGCCGCTGGCGATCGTGCTGCGGCTCGTGGAGGTCGACGCCGCCGCCGACATCGTCCGCTGGATCAACGTCCCCATCGCCCTGGCCGTCGCGGGTTACACGGCGTTCCTCTTCGCCCAGTGCAAGGGGCGCGACCTGTGGGAAAGCAAGTGGCTCCTGCCGCACCTGCTTGCGCAGGCGGTCATGCTGGGGAGCGCGGCATTCATCGCATTCACACAGGACGCGTGGACGTGGCTGGGCAGAATCGAGCCGGTCGCAGCCATCGTGCTGCTTGCCTCGCTCGTGGCGCACACGCTCTTTTCGATCAACGAGCGATATGGCTCGCACGCAACAGATAATGCCCGCCAGGCGGCAGGGTTCCTCGGCGTCGTGCGCCTTGGTCCGCTCGGGTGCTTCAGAGGCGGGCTCATCATCGGTGTGGCGCTGGCGGCGCTCGTGGCGCTGCTGCTGCCCGGCGCTGTCATTATCCCGATTCTGCTCGGTCTCTACCTCTACGAATACGCCTTCATCCGCGCCGGCCAGTTGCCGCCGCTGTCATGAACTAGCCATGGAAAACAGCAGCATTTCGCAGTCATGATCGCATCGGATAATCCTTGGTTACTAAACACACGAAGATTCTCGTTTCGGAATTCGTGGGAGTACTTGGCTGGCCGCGGCCAGAGGCGTGTCGTCACGTCGGTCCCCCTGATATCGGAGTGATTGAGTGGTTTAAATGCACTCTCGACAACGGCGCACATCTCCACATCAACGTGTTGCCAGAGTCGTTGTTGGCCAGCGTGCGCTCGCCGCGACATCTGATTTGTACGAACTGGCAACAAGTAAACTGTGGGCGGAGCCGTCTTGCAGCCCGCACAGCAGCCTCTCGCCTCAAGCCTGTACTCGGAATCGAGGTTTACACCGATGCAAATGTGCGACGCCGGTTCCGCAGAGCGTACCCGCAGTATTGTGGGTGGACGAATGAACGGATGATGTCGGCCGACGAATCACCATACTGGCCCGTTGAAAAGCCTCGCGCATCCCGCTGAGTTGATCTGGAGTTGACCACGTGCGTTCACACGATCCTGAGAACATGACGACCACGCCGCTGGAGTCTTTCCCGCCCATGGACCAGTGGGACGACTGGGTGGAGTACGACCCCGCCGCGTGGCCGCGCAAGGTCGAAAAGCGCTACATGCTCGTGCCCACCACCTGCTTCAACTGCGAAGCCGCGTGCGGGCTTGTTGCGTACGTTGAAAAAGAAACACTCGCGATCAAGAAACTCGAAGGCAATCCGCACCACCCCGCCTCGCGCGGCAAGAACTGCGCCAAAGGCCCCGCCACCATCAACCAGGTGAACGATCCCGGCCGCATCCTGTATCCGCTTAAGCGCATCGGGCCGCGCGGCTCGGGCAAGTTCGAGCGCACGACGTGGGACGAGGCCCTCGACGCGATCGCCGCGCGCATCCGCGCAGCGCTCATCGACAACCGCCGCGATGAAGTGATGTACCACGTCGGCCGCCCCGGGCACGACGGCTACATGGACCGCGTCCTCCAGGCGTGGGGCGTCGACGGGCACAACTCCCACACCAACGTGTGCTCATCCGCCGCGCGCGTCGGCTACGCACTGTGGACCGGGGCCGACCGCCCATCGCCCGATCACGCCAACGCCAAGTTCATCCTCATGCTCTCGGCCCACCTCGAGACGGGCCACTACTTCAACCCGCACGCCCAGCGCATCATCGAAGGCAAGAACAACGGCGCGAAGATCTGCGTCATCGACGTGCGCCTCTCCAACACGGCGTCGATGGCCGACCACTGGCTCGCGCCCTGGCCGGGCACCGAGGCGTTTCTGCTGCTGGCCATCGCCAACGTCCTGCTCAACGAGAACCTCTTCAACAGGGAGTACGTGCAGCAGTGGGTGAACTGGCGCGACTACCTGCGCGCCAAGGCGCCGCAGGAGCCTGTCGAGTTCGATCGATTCATCGAGCATCTCAAGGCCCACTACGCCTATGCCTCGCCCGAAGCGGCCGAGAAGGAATGCGGCATTCCCGCCGAGCAGATCCGCACCATCGCCCGCGAGATCGGCGCCGCCGGCTCCGCCCTGGCTACGCACGTCTGGCGCAACGCCGCAGCCGGCAACCTCGGCGGCTGGCAGGTGGCGCGCTGCCTGCAGTTCATTGTCGTTCTGATGGGCGCCATCAACACGCCCGGCGGCACGCACCTCAACAGCAACAACAAGTTCGTGCCGGCGCCGTTCCTCAAACCCCCGCCGCAGAACGTGTGGAGCGAGCTGCTCTACCCGCGGGAGTACCCGCTCGCGTACCACGAACTCTCCTACCTGCTGCCGCACTTTCTGCAGGAAGGCCGCGGCAAGGTCGATGTCTACTTCACCCGCGTCTACAACCCGGTGTGGACGAATCCTGACGGCATGATGTGGGAAAAAGTCCTGCGCGATGAGAGCAAGATCGGCCTGCACGCGGCCCTCACACCGGTGTGGAGCGAAACCGCGCAGTACGCCGACTATATCCTGCCCATGGGCAACGGCGCCGAGCGCCACGACCTCATGAGCCAGGAGACTCACGCGGCCAAGTGGATCAGCTTCCGCCAGCCGGTGCTGCGCGTGGCGCGTGAGCGCGTCGGACAGAACGTCCAACTCACCTGGCAGGCCAACCCCGGCGAAGTCTGGGAAGAAGACGAATTCTGGATCGAACTGTCGTGGCGCATCGATCCCGACGGGGCGCTGGGCGTGAGGAAATATTTCGAGTCCCCCTATCGCGCCGGCCAGAAGATCACGATTGAAGAGTACTACCAGTGGATCTTCGAGAATTCGGTGCCCGGCCTGCCCGACGCCGCGAAGAGAGTCGGCATGACGCCGCTGGAGTACATGAAGCGCCACGGCGCGTTCCTGGTCGAGGCCGACACCTACACGGGTCATCTTGCCAAGCTGAAGGCGGAACAGATGCAGGCCGCCGAGACGCGCGACGACGGGGCCGTCATCAAAGACGGCAAGCCGATCGGCGTGCAAAACGGCGACCACGCCGTAACCGGCTTTGCCACTCCCTCGCGCAAACTCGAGATTTACAGCGACACGATGCAGCAGTGGAACTGGCCTGAGTACGACCTGCCCGCGTACATCGACAGCCACATCCACCGCAAGCACATGGATCGCTCCAAGGGGCAGTACGTTCTCATTCCCACCTTTCGCCTGCCCACGCTCATTCACACGCGCAGCGCCAACGCCAAGTGGCTCTACGAACTCTCCAACACCAACCCCGTGTGGATCCACCCCGAAGACGCGGAGCTGCTGGGCGTGCAGACGACCGATCTCATCCGCGTCGCCACGCGCATCGGCCACTTCGTCAACAAGGTCTGGGTCACCGAGGGCATGCGGCCCGGCGTCATCGCCTGCTCGCACCACCTCGGCCGCTGGCGCCTCTTTGACGACGTCGGCG is a window encoding:
- a CDS encoding protein BatD, whose amino-acid sequence is MSRRFRVSFIWAVLVGLLLVALAPRAGLAQVEVSAAIAERSVYVGQPVTLQVSVNGSPSPAEPVWPRLDGIDVQPRGGQNISHSSTVIINGRRQENHFEGYIFTYQVVFQRSGLQTIPALSVTVDGQEYHTSPLTVSVREPQSRSDVRLRLEVDNTSPYVGEAIELRATLYLSATIQNVSIRMPGLDGRFETYDSPDAAQFAGRQATIDFLGSRARGERGQATLDGNQYDTFTVRRLIVPVAEGEFELGPATLSCEVIVRPSRSFFEDDQVERVSVPSNAIRLNVKPLPAEGRPANFSGLIGRYRISAAASAADVNVGDPITLTIRIGADGAVLRDPRIDLAQQPGFRDQFRITPSHSEPERRNGQLIYEEVIRPLRDSVTEIPAIELPYFDIETGQYAVASSNAIPLQVRPTRIVTAGDAVGAEEDGPMGSDLRDAAGGIEYNYGAAESLIDQRFVLAEALESPVWIAALGAPPALYFSALMMLMWRKRGRGDESIRRRRRALGAARRSLEAPRPGESVADQVGAALRQYMADRFDRPAAGLTTSDCVTLLEPIDASLARRLDELLHQCDEARYSGAAHDHGDEWRAEALSLLVQIDRATARREEVAA
- a CDS encoding VWA domain-containing protein, whose product is MMHLGDDRFLVALWVLPAVAVVMGYSLYRRSVLLRRLADAKLLPELAASASRVRPVFKSILLLGALGAIALGLARPQWNATPQEVRRLGRDVCFVIDVSRSMLAEDLAPSRLERTKMWVRDALAGVRGDRVAIVAFAGSAVVKCPLTHDYGFARMALENLGPDSVNRGGTLIGDAIRLATREVFDTDEASHKDIILITDGEDMDSFPVEAARAAGEAGIRIIAIGIGDENVGTRIPITDEYGRPSFVTHEGKPVLSRLDAKTLREMALASQGGQYLNVSTGTIELDKVYEQLIRQAQQREMATTETVRYEEKFQIFLGLALSLVFMEGLISGRKRTTL
- a CDS encoding VWA domain-containing protein, whose amino-acid sequence is MMPHFATPWLLLLLPLAPLLAWLSCWRGRRPSLRFSSRALVAGVRPSWRTRLLPTLPIMRTIGLLCLIVALARPQKGIGEVRTTAEGVALMFVVDRSWSMNQQLDPRRGTTRIDVVKRLCREFIEGNDRGLEGRPDDLIGLVTFGRFAETVSPLVRIHETLGDLINSIQLAHPQSVDAGTAIGEGLALAAARLKDAESELAEREKDETDPDFKIKSKVIVLLTDGDENVTEIAAPQAARLCAEWGIKIYAVGIGGGSGMMTIQTPDGERQVFAGGGAFNEQLLNRIAEMTGGAYRSAGDEQTLDDIYREIDRLEKTEIHSKEYTSYEEQFVPWTLAAGALLLAELLLASTLLRRVP
- a CDS encoding DUF58 domain-containing protein, producing MRQVRQLQILTRRAVNEDFAGEYSSAFKGRGMEFAEVREYQPGDDVRTIDWNVTARTGTPFVKKFVEERELTIIFAVDLSGSGQFGSVDRFKNRTAAELCAVLAYTAIANNDKVGLLIFTDHVEHFIPPKKGSRHVQRLIRELLDFNPRRRGTDIAVCLEYLGRVLKRKAVVFVVSDFLDTHRHAERNGHSNGKPGGRMVADFDTALRLLNRRHDVIAVRVTDRLEHGLPAAGLLELEDAETGERFYFDAGSRRARREYESRMRDTDRRLSERFRRHGIDYVEIETGRPFIQTLMQLFRRRERRR
- a CDS encoding MoxR family ATPase, giving the protein MAVDVQGIARTVEDKSAFVSRIVSAVEQQIVGQRYMIDGLLIGLLTNGHVLLEGVPGLAKTLTVSTLAQAIHAKFQRLQFTPDLLPADLVGTLIYNPREGVFTPRKGPIFANIVLADEINRAPAKVQSALLEAMQERQVTIGDTTYPLDDPFLVLATQNPIEQEGTYPLPEAQVDRFMLKLKVTYPSKAEERQVLDRMASTQARAPIEAVITLDEIREARRVVDQIFIDDKIKDYIVDIVHATRQPKEYGLDIARLIDFGASPRATLALTLAGKARAFLQHRGYVTPQDIKSVGLDVLRHRVIASYEAEAEGMDNDAIVKKIFDHVPVP